In a genomic window of Mus pahari chromosome 8, PAHARI_EIJ_v1.1, whole genome shotgun sequence:
- the LOC110325873 gene encoding olfactory receptor 1509, with amino-acid sequence MGALNQTRVTEFIFLGLTDNWVLEILFFVPFTVTYMLTLLGNILIVVTIVFTPRLHSPMYFFLSNLSFIDICHSSVTVPKMLEGLLLERKTISFDNCIAQLFFLHLFACAEIFLLTIMAYDRYVAICIPLHYSNVMNMKICVQLVFALWLGGTIHSLVQTFLTIRLPYCGPNIINSYFCDVPPVIKLACTDTYLTGILIVSNSGTISLVCFLALVTSYTVILFSLRKQSAEGRRKALSTCSSHFMVVALFFGPCIFLYTRPDSSFSIDKVVSVFYTVVTPLLNPLIYTLRNEEVKTAMKHLRQRRICS; translated from the coding sequence ATGGGAGCTCTAAATCAAACAAGAGTGACTGAATTTATCTTCCTGGGCCTCACTGACAACTGGGTGTTGGAGATTCTGTTTTTTGTACCATTTACAGTCACTTATATGCTAACACTTTTGGGGAACATCCTCATTGTTGTTACCATAGTCTTCACTCCACGTCTCCACAGTCCCATGTACTTCTTTCTGAGCAATCTGTCCTTCATTGACATCTGCCACTCATCTGTCACCGTGCCCAAGATGCTTGAGGGCTTGCTTTTAGAGAGGAAGACCATTTCCTTTGACAATTGCATTGCACAGCTCTTCTTCCTACATCTCTTTGCTTGTGCTGAGATCTTTCTGCTGACGATTATGGCGTATGATCGTTACGTGGCTATCTGCATCCCATTGCATTACTCCAATGTGATGAACATGAAGATCTGTGTACAGCTTGTTTTTGCACTCTGGCTGGGGGGCACTATTCATTCACTTGTGCAGACCTTCTTGACTATTCGTCTACCCTACTGTGGCCCGAACATTATCAATAGCTACTTCTGTGACGTACCTCCTGTCATCAAGCTGGCCTGCACAGATACATACCTTACAGGGATTCTGATCGTGTCCAATAGTGGAACCATCTCCCTCGTATGTTTTCTAGCCTTGGTCACTTCCTACACAGTCATCCTGTTTTCTCTTCGAAAACAGTCGGCAGAAGGTCGTCGGAAAGCGCTGTCCACCTGCTCATCCCACTTCATGGTGGTTGCCCTGTTCTTTGGGCCATGTATCTTCCTCTACACTCGGCCAGATAGCAGCTTCTCCATCGACAAGGTGGTATCGGTCTTCTACACAGTGGTCACCCCTTTGCTGAATCCTCTCATTTACACTTTGAGGAACGAGGAGGTGAAAACTGCCATGAAGCATCTCAGGCAGAGACGAATTTGCTCAtga